A single window of Bombus pascuorum chromosome 1, iyBomPasc1.1, whole genome shotgun sequence DNA harbors:
- the LOC132907172 gene encoding endoglucanase E-4-like yields the protein MELNAFVIYVATLTIASIAFIDTINANPPYYVKPIEDENDYARVLELSLLFYEAQRSGKLPENNRIPWREDSALDDRGLNGEDLTGGYYDAGDFVKFGFTMASTTTLLAWGAVSWPEAYNAAGQLDELRKAIKWATDYFIKCHVSEYVFYGQVGDFSLDHTFWGRPEELNTTRPAYKIDPEHPGSDLAGETAAALAASSMVFRNHDPEYSAKCLKHAKELYKFANEYRGLYHEAIRGAAQYYESTDYGDELAWAAVWLFKATNDTMYLEDAEHHYQHFHLKERPNEFFYNKKVAGVQVLLAQMTGQPEYQNAARAFCDFSVRQQKRTPKGLLYIDKFGTLCHAANVAFVCLEAADSPGIGDPQEYREFAEQQIYYMLGGGGRSYVVGWGRNPPKQPHHAASSCPDRPAVCGWPEFDKDAPNPQILYGALVSGPDEADKFHDHREDYVYTEVTLDYNAGFTSALAGLLQLRVKSTT from the exons ATGGAACTGAACGCGTTTGTCATCTATGTTGCG ACCCTGACGATAGCATCGATAGCCTTCATCGATACGATAAACGCGAACCCACCGTACTACGTGAAACCCATCGAGGACGAGAACGATTACGCTCGTGTGCTGGAgctttcgcttttgttttacGAGGCACAACGATCGGGAAAGCTGCCGGAGAACAATCGAATCCCATGGAGAGAGGACTCGGCGCTCGACGATCGAGGACTGAACGGAGAAGATTTGACCGGAGGCTATTATGATG ctGGTGATTTCGTGAAGTTCGGTTTTACTATGGCTTCGACAACTACCCTTCTGGCTTGGGGTGCCGTCAGTTGGCCAGAAGCTTACAACGCGGCTGGCCAACTCGACGAACTTCGTAAAGCCATCAAATGGGCTACAGACTACTTCATCAAGTGCCATGTAAGCGAATATGTCTTTTACGGGCAAGTCGGGGATTTCTCATTAGATCATACGTTTTGGGGGAGACCAGAAGAACTGAATACCACCAGACCTGCCTATAAAATTGATCCGGAACACCCAG gATCCGATCTAGCAGGTGAAACCGCTGCTGCCCTCGCAGCATCCAGTATGGTATTTCGCAATCACGATCCAGAATACAGTGCTAAATGTTTGAAACACGCCAAGGAATTGTACAAGTTTGCCAATGAATATCGAGGGCTTTATCACGAAGCGATCCGTGGAGCAGCTCAGTATTACGAGAGCACGGATTATGGTGACGAATTGGCTTGGGCGGCGGTGTGGCTGTTCAAGGCAACGAACGACACAATGTATCTCGAGGATGCTGAACATCATTACCAGCATTTCCATCTCAAAGAGAGACCGAACGAATTCTTTTACAACAAGAAGGTCGCTGGCGTTCAG GTTTTGTTGGCACAGATGACAGGGCAGCCGGAATATCAGAACGCGGCTCGTGCTTTCTGCGATTTCTCGGTGCGCCAGCAAAAACGTACGCCGAAGGGATTGCTGTACATCGACAAGTTCGGCACCCTCTGCCACGCTGCGAACGTAGCGTTCGTTTGCCTGGAGGCGGCTGACTCACCCGGTATCGGCGATCCCCAGGAATATCGTGAATTTGCCGAGCAACAAATTTACTATATGCTTGGAGGAGGCG GCAGGAGTTACGTGGTCGGTTGGGGTCGAAATCCACCGAAGCAACCACATCATGCTGCGTCATCCTGCCCCGACAGACCAGCCGTTTGTGGATGGCCCGAATTCGACAAGGACGCACCAAACCCTCAAATCCTTTATGGTGCCCTGGTCTCCGGCCCCGACGAGGCGGACAAGTTTCACGATCATCGAGAGGATTACGTATACACGGAAGTCACATTGGATTACAATGCCGGATTCACGAGTGCACTGGCCGGATTGTTGCAACTACGAGTTAAAAGCACTACGTAA